From the Teredinibacter turnerae T7901 genome, one window contains:
- a CDS encoding YqcC family protein, which translates to MTDKNTQIASLLMDIEYELRTLGVWSSKPPTPEQLASTQPFCIDTMTFVEWTQFVFIPKMLFIVNNGAPLPDKCGVAPMAEEYFRGQQRDIAGLLGSLNKLDEVLSAT; encoded by the coding sequence ATGACAGACAAAAATACTCAGATTGCATCCCTATTAATGGACATAGAATACGAGCTGCGAACTCTTGGCGTATGGTCGTCTAAACCACCGACACCTGAGCAGTTGGCGAGTACGCAGCCATTTTGCATTGACACCATGACATTCGTTGAGTGGACGCAATTTGTGTTCATTCCCAAGATGCTCTTCATAGTGAACAACGGCGCACCTCTGCCAGACAAGTGCGGTGTTGCGCCTATGGCTGAAGAATACTTTCGCGGTCAGCAGCGGGACATCGCTGGGTTGTTGGGTAGCTTGAACAAATTGGATGAAGTACTCAGCGCCACTTGA
- the dcd gene encoding dCTP deaminase, which produces MSIKSDKWIRRMAEQEGMIEPFEPGQIRYDSNNQKLVSYGTSSYGYDVRCAREFKIFTNVHSAVVDPKNFDEHSFVDISSDVCIIPPNSFALARTVEYFRIPRSVLTVCLGKSTYARCGIIVNVTPLEPEWEGHVTLEFSNTTPLPAKIYANEGIAQMLFFESDEICDTSYRDRGGKYQGQTGVTLPKT; this is translated from the coding sequence ATGAGCATTAAATCTGACAAGTGGATTCGCAGAATGGCCGAGCAGGAAGGCATGATCGAACCCTTCGAACCTGGCCAGATCCGCTACGATAGCAACAACCAAAAGCTGGTGTCTTATGGAACCTCCAGCTATGGCTACGATGTGCGTTGTGCACGTGAGTTCAAGATTTTTACCAATGTTCACTCTGCGGTGGTCGACCCCAAGAACTTTGACGAGCACAGTTTTGTGGATATCAGCAGTGATGTGTGCATCATCCCGCCCAACTCTTTTGCGCTGGCTCGCACCGTTGAATATTTTCGTATCCCCCGTTCAGTGCTGACGGTTTGTTTGGGTAAATCGACCTATGCGCGTTGCGGCATCATCGTAAATGTCACTCCACTGGAACCCGAGTGGGAAGGTCACGTGACACTGGAGTTTTCCAATACAACACCGTTGCCTGCGAAAATCTATGCGAATGAAGGTATCGCGCAGATGCTGTTTTTCGAAAGTGACGAAATCTGCGATACATCCTATCGCGATCGCGGTGGAAAATACCAAGGCCAAACCGGCGTAACTTTGCCAAAAACCTGA
- the argS gene encoding arginine--tRNA ligase — translation MNIRKFLADRVRSAMSDVGIPNDYSPHLAISKKPGFGDYQANGAMAAAKAMKTNPRELAQSIVDSLDLSGVAEKVEIAGPGFINIHLENAWLARQLAESSSTANLAAQTEQEAQTVVVDYSSPNLAKEMHVGHLRSTIIGDCLARILEFNGDKVIRQNHVGDWGTQFGMLIAELETQLSDGDKPDFALKDLESFYQKAKAHFDTDAAFATKARDYVVRLQSGDQHILNLWESFKRVSLKHSEEIYSLLNVTLGPQDVRGESAYNDDLAAVVSELKAQGLAVEDDGAQVVFLQELADKNGDPSPVIVQKKDGGYLYSTTDLAALRYRTGELAADRILYFIDARQSLHMQQVFTVARKANFVNEWVSLEHHPFGTMMGADGKPFKTRSGGTVKLAELLEEAVERASQVVAANSELDAQEAADIARKVGIGAIKYADLSKTRTNDYVFNWDAMLSFEGNTGPYLQYAYTRIKSIFRKADLDLESFAADLNIYEAQEKALALKTLQFAEVVEQVASEALPHVLCNYLYDLSSLFMTFYEACPILKSDVPEDTRNSRLVLSASVAKTLALGLDLLGIEVMERM, via the coding sequence ATGAATATTCGCAAGTTCCTTGCTGATCGCGTCCGTAGTGCCATGTCAGACGTCGGCATACCCAACGACTACAGCCCTCACCTGGCCATCAGCAAAAAGCCGGGCTTCGGCGACTATCAGGCAAATGGGGCCATGGCTGCCGCGAAAGCGATGAAAACCAATCCACGAGAACTGGCGCAATCGATTGTCGATAGCCTGGATCTTTCCGGTGTCGCCGAAAAGGTCGAAATCGCTGGCCCGGGATTTATCAATATCCATCTCGAAAACGCCTGGTTAGCGCGCCAACTGGCGGAGTCATCCAGTACCGCTAACCTCGCGGCGCAAACCGAGCAAGAAGCACAGACTGTCGTGGTCGACTACTCCTCACCCAACCTCGCCAAAGAGATGCATGTAGGCCATCTGCGTTCCACCATCATTGGTGATTGTCTGGCGCGTATCTTGGAGTTTAATGGCGATAAGGTTATTCGCCAGAATCACGTCGGCGATTGGGGAACCCAGTTCGGGATGCTGATTGCCGAGCTGGAAACGCAACTCAGCGATGGCGACAAACCAGATTTCGCACTTAAAGACCTGGAAAGCTTCTACCAAAAAGCCAAAGCACACTTCGATACCGACGCAGCCTTTGCCACCAAAGCGCGCGACTATGTGGTACGCCTGCAATCTGGCGATCAGCATATTTTGAATTTGTGGGAATCCTTTAAACGGGTTTCACTCAAGCACAGCGAAGAAATATACAGCCTGCTGAATGTCACTCTGGGCCCACAAGATGTGCGTGGTGAAAGTGCCTATAACGACGACCTTGCAGCGGTCGTCAGTGAATTGAAAGCCCAGGGCCTGGCAGTGGAAGATGACGGCGCACAAGTGGTGTTTTTGCAGGAACTGGCCGACAAAAACGGCGACCCTAGCCCGGTTATCGTGCAGAAAAAAGACGGCGGGTATTTGTATTCCACCACCGACCTCGCAGCGTTGCGCTACCGCACAGGCGAGCTGGCGGCCGACCGTATTCTGTATTTTATTGATGCGCGACAGTCCCTGCACATGCAGCAGGTGTTTACCGTGGCTCGCAAGGCGAATTTCGTCAACGAATGGGTCAGCCTGGAGCATCATCCGTTTGGCACCATGATGGGGGCAGATGGCAAACCATTTAAAACCCGCAGCGGCGGTACAGTTAAGCTGGCAGAATTGTTGGAAGAAGCGGTCGAACGCGCCAGCCAGGTGGTCGCCGCCAATAGCGAGCTGGACGCACAGGAAGCGGCGGATATTGCACGTAAGGTGGGCATTGGCGCGATAAAATATGCCGATTTATCTAAAACACGTACCAATGACTATGTATTCAATTGGGACGCGATGCTCAGCTTCGAAGGCAATACCGGGCCTTACCTGCAGTACGCCTATACCCGAATCAAGAGTATTTTCCGCAAGGCCGACCTGGATCTGGAGAGTTTTGCGGCGGACTTGAATATTTACGAAGCCCAGGAAAAAGCGCTGGCACTTAAAACACTGCAATTCGCAGAGGTCGTGGAGCAGGTTGCCAGCGAAGCGCTGCCACATGTTTTGTGTAACTACTTATACGATTTGTCCAGCCTGTTTATGACCTTCTACGAAGCCTGCCCGATACTCAAATCAGACGTGCCGGAAGATACCCGTAACAGTCGCTTGGTGTTAAGTGCCTCCGTTGCCAAAACACTTGCTCTCGGGCTGGACCTTCTTGGCATTGAGGTTATGGAACGGATGTAG
- a CDS encoding 1-acyl-sn-glycerol-3-phosphate acyltransferase has product MSQFDDIRPYNDDEVRPILDKLLADGEFLDTVARLKLRGAIGGFARLARPMVRRRLAREVSGVSSVLEFQQRVEVYLGQMLERTTSSLTCSGLDQLDAKAPHLFISNHRDIAMDPALVNWVIYHSGFSTLRIAIGDNLLTKPFASDLMRLNKSFIVRRALTNRRDKLVAAKNLSSYIHHSVLNDRENVWIAQREGRAKDGLDQTNPALINMLAMSKDKAMSFGEFIEEARIVPVAVSYEYDPCDQAKARELYEKATHGTYTKEQHEDVESIARGITGFKGHCHVAFGTPLSASYEDADQVAEEIDRQIEANYVLHPSNCLAFEMLEKRTPKVRVGEQQQAFDGIDWNAERSEFRSRLETCSEKYKTTLLTAYANPVYKRLGLK; this is encoded by the coding sequence ATGTCGCAGTTTGACGATATTCGCCCCTATAACGACGATGAAGTGCGTCCTATCCTTGACAAATTACTCGCGGATGGCGAATTTCTGGACACGGTCGCCCGGCTGAAATTACGCGGCGCAATCGGTGGTTTCGCGCGCCTCGCCCGGCCAATGGTCCGACGCCGTCTTGCTCGCGAAGTTTCCGGTGTGAGTAGTGTGCTGGAGTTTCAGCAGCGTGTCGAAGTGTATTTGGGCCAAATGCTTGAACGCACCACCAGCAGCCTGACCTGTTCGGGGCTGGACCAGCTCGATGCGAAGGCGCCGCACTTGTTTATTTCCAACCACCGGGATATCGCGATGGACCCGGCGCTGGTCAACTGGGTTATTTATCACAGTGGCTTCAGCACGTTGCGGATCGCTATCGGCGACAACTTGCTGACCAAGCCATTTGCATCCGACCTTATGCGCCTGAACAAGAGTTTTATCGTTCGGCGCGCGCTGACAAACCGACGCGATAAGCTGGTGGCGGCAAAAAATCTCTCCAGCTACATTCACCACAGTGTACTCAACGACCGCGAAAACGTTTGGATCGCTCAGCGCGAAGGCCGCGCCAAAGATGGGCTCGATCAGACCAATCCGGCACTTATCAATATGCTGGCGATGAGCAAAGACAAAGCGATGAGTTTTGGTGAATTTATTGAAGAAGCCCGTATCGTGCCTGTGGCGGTTTCCTACGAATACGACCCCTGCGACCAGGCTAAGGCACGAGAGCTTTACGAAAAGGCGACGCACGGCACTTACACCAAGGAGCAGCATGAAGATGTGGAGTCTATTGCGCGCGGTATCACCGGGTTTAAAGGGCACTGCCATGTCGCGTTTGGCACGCCACTGAGTGCGTCCTATGAGGACGCAGACCAGGTTGCAGAGGAGATCGACCGTCAAATCGAAGCCAACTATGTACTCCATCCCAGTAACTGTCTGGCGTTTGAAATGCTCGAGAAGCGCACGCCTAAAGTACGTGTGGGGGAGCAACAGCAAGCGTTCGATGGCATTGACTGGAACGCCGAGCGCAGCGAATTTCGCTCGCGCCTTGAAACCTGCAGCGAAAAATACAAAACAACCTTGTTAACGGCCTATGCCAATCCTGTATATAAACGCCTGGGTCTGAAGTAG
- a CDS encoding diguanylate cyclase domain-containing protein — MKILLVEDSPTLRHATSTYIRNAGHDPILAKSGEEALQIVDTTPVDMIIMDVEMPGLDGFETTRLIREWLGEHWVPIIFVTGLSEDANLREGIDVGGDDYLVKPVNQVILSAKIRAMERILNMRNELNRLNEELVQLSQRDSLTGLFNRRTFEEKSTEVWRHATRSQQPVTVILMDIDYFKLYNDEYGHQAGDRCIRMVANALHRCLNRPNDIVARYGGEEFIALLPNTPIEGAQHLTELIRETVEEMHIKHRGSKMSDRVTVSLGSTTTNFTTAIDLNRLISQADRALYEAKNDGRNRATVTLHSPEATVLVVDDDEQSLHTIHQALEGHCALITTRNATECLRFARDRYPDIILLEVYLPGVNGFEICRKLKADPDTSHIPVVLLSSSSETSELIEFARQVKASACFQKPLDTHKLIAHVRKALKN; from the coding sequence ATGAAGATCTTGCTCGTTGAAGACAGCCCCACCCTGCGACACGCTACCAGCACCTATATTCGCAACGCCGGGCACGACCCCATTCTCGCGAAAAGCGGTGAAGAAGCATTGCAGATCGTCGACACCACACCCGTCGACATGATCATTATGGATGTGGAAATGCCAGGGCTGGATGGTTTTGAAACCACGCGGCTGATACGCGAATGGCTTGGCGAACACTGGGTGCCGATCATCTTCGTCACCGGACTCTCTGAAGACGCAAACCTGCGTGAAGGTATCGACGTGGGGGGAGACGATTACCTGGTCAAACCGGTAAACCAGGTTATTTTAAGCGCAAAAATCCGCGCGATGGAGCGCATCCTCAACATGCGCAACGAATTAAACCGGCTGAACGAAGAGCTGGTGCAATTGAGTCAGCGTGACAGCCTTACCGGTTTATTCAACCGCCGCACCTTTGAGGAAAAATCCACCGAAGTGTGGCGTCACGCCACCCGCAGTCAGCAGCCGGTGACCGTTATTCTGATGGACATCGACTACTTTAAACTTTACAACGATGAGTACGGGCACCAGGCTGGCGACCGCTGTATTCGTATGGTTGCGAATGCCCTGCACCGCTGCCTTAATCGGCCCAACGATATTGTCGCGCGCTACGGCGGGGAAGAGTTTATTGCCTTGCTGCCGAACACCCCTATTGAAGGCGCCCAGCATCTCACTGAACTTATCCGCGAAACCGTGGAAGAGATGCACATTAAACACCGCGGCTCAAAAATGTCGGACCGGGTCACCGTGAGTCTCGGCTCAACCACGACAAATTTCACCACTGCAATTGACTTGAATCGCCTCATCAGTCAGGCCGACCGGGCACTTTACGAAGCCAAAAACGATGGCCGCAACCGTGCTACTGTCACTCTGCATTCGCCGGAAGCTACGGTCCTGGTGGTGGACGACGACGAACAGAGCCTCCACACGATCCATCAAGCGCTGGAGGGACACTGTGCATTGATCACTACGCGCAACGCGACGGAATGCCTGCGTTTTGCTCGCGACAGGTACCCGGATATTATTTTGTTGGAAGTTTACCTGCCAGGGGTGAACGGCTTTGAGATTTGTCGCAAGCTTAAAGCGGACCCAGATACATCCCATATCCCGGTTGTACTCCTGTCGTCATCGTCTGAGACGTCGGAGCTGATAGAGTTTGCCCGCCAGGTTAAAGCCAGCGCGTGTTTTCAAAAGCCGCTGGACACGCACAAACTCATTGCCCATGTGCGCAAAGCACTGAAGAACTAA
- the sbcB gene encoding exodeoxyribonuclease I has product MRTFYWHDYETWGANPAVDRPSQFAGVRTDENLNIISDPLVIYCQPPEDIWPQPQAVMVTGISPQIARDKGLPEHEFIARIHREMAEPQTCTVGYNSLRFDDEVTRYALFRNYFDPYEREWRNGNSRWDIIDMVRLTYALRPEGIEWPLVEGRPSFKLENLTQANGIAHQAAHDAFSDVEATIALAKLIKEKQPQLYQYVRDYSGKRKLAELIDVQSRKPLLHVSSRFSAEHGCSALVAPLAMHPVNKNAVIVFDLSVDPQPLIDASAEEVLQRLYVAADDLPEGVERIPLKLVHLNKCPILATPKLLDETAATRLKIDKSLSEQHWQKLQCADLKSKLTAVFSQNDFPPRQDPEQQLYNGFIGDADKRTSVQLRTATAAQIQQHNFVFEDARLSAMVLRYKARNFPETLSDEEAAEWSEHVRLRLMDGGDGCLSYAEFQSTVANLRCEHEGSPGKLALLDALEDYAAEQLNALGLRA; this is encoded by the coding sequence ATGAGAACCTTTTATTGGCATGATTACGAGACCTGGGGCGCGAACCCAGCGGTTGATCGACCAAGCCAGTTTGCAGGTGTGCGCACTGATGAAAATCTGAACATCATTAGTGACCCGCTGGTGATTTATTGTCAGCCGCCAGAAGATATCTGGCCGCAACCGCAGGCGGTAATGGTAACCGGTATTTCTCCCCAAATCGCGCGGGACAAAGGGTTGCCGGAGCACGAATTTATTGCGCGTATTCACCGGGAGATGGCTGAGCCTCAAACCTGTACGGTGGGCTACAACAGTCTCCGCTTCGACGATGAAGTTACCCGCTACGCATTATTCCGCAATTATTTTGATCCTTACGAACGCGAGTGGCGTAACGGCAATTCCCGCTGGGATATTATCGACATGGTGCGCCTGACCTACGCTTTGCGGCCAGAGGGGATTGAGTGGCCTCTGGTTGAGGGTCGCCCGTCGTTTAAGCTTGAGAACCTGACACAAGCAAATGGCATTGCGCACCAGGCGGCGCACGACGCATTTTCCGATGTGGAAGCGACTATTGCGCTTGCAAAGCTGATCAAGGAAAAGCAGCCGCAGCTATACCAATATGTTCGCGATTACAGTGGTAAGCGCAAGCTGGCGGAGCTGATTGATGTTCAAAGCCGCAAACCCCTTTTGCATGTATCATCCCGGTTTTCTGCCGAGCACGGATGCAGTGCACTGGTAGCGCCTTTGGCGATGCACCCCGTGAACAAAAACGCAGTGATCGTATTTGATTTGTCGGTGGACCCGCAGCCTTTGATTGATGCCTCTGCCGAGGAAGTGTTGCAGCGTTTGTACGTCGCGGCAGATGATTTACCCGAGGGCGTGGAACGCATACCGCTCAAACTGGTTCATCTGAATAAGTGCCCTATATTGGCGACGCCCAAACTACTCGATGAAACAGCAGCAACCCGGTTGAAAATTGATAAATCTCTATCTGAGCAACACTGGCAAAAACTCCAGTGTGCCGATCTAAAATCCAAACTTACGGCGGTGTTCTCGCAAAATGATTTTCCACCGCGCCAGGACCCGGAGCAACAGTTGTACAACGGGTTTATTGGCGATGCGGACAAGCGAACTTCAGTGCAATTGCGGACCGCGACCGCAGCGCAGATACAGCAACACAATTTTGTATTCGAGGATGCGCGCCTGAGTGCGATGGTGTTGCGCTACAAAGCGCGCAACTTTCCCGAAACCCTGAGCGACGAGGAGGCTGCGGAGTGGTCTGAGCATGTTCGCCTGCGGTTGATGGACGGCGGCGACGGGTGCCTTTCCTACGCGGAATTTCAGAGTACGGTGGCAAACCTGCGCTGCGAACACGAGGGTTCCCCCGGCAAGCTGGCGCTGCTGGACGCGCTTGAAGACTACGCCGCCGAACAACTAAACGCCCTCGGTTTACGCGCTTAA
- the can gene encoding carbonate dehydratase yields MEQLDTLFQNNRAWAEAIKAEDPEFFEKLAKQQSPEYLWIGCADSRVPANEIVGLLPGELFVHRNIANCVVHTDLNCLSVIHYAIEILKIKHIIVCGHYGCGGVQAALQNQQYGLADHWVRNIRDVYYNNRKKLDGITDDKERVDRLCEINVKQQVANVCHIPVVQNAWASGQSLAVHGWIYSIQDGLLRNITSVVDSLEDVPDHYRVTEA; encoded by the coding sequence ATGGAACAACTCGATACGCTTTTCCAGAATAACCGCGCCTGGGCTGAGGCCATAAAAGCGGAAGATCCAGAATTTTTTGAAAAACTCGCCAAACAACAAAGCCCGGAATACCTGTGGATAGGTTGCGCAGATAGCCGGGTTCCAGCTAATGAAATTGTTGGACTGTTACCAGGTGAACTGTTTGTTCACCGCAATATTGCCAACTGCGTGGTGCACACCGATTTAAATTGTTTATCTGTTATCCACTACGCGATCGAAATTTTAAAAATAAAACATATTATCGTTTGTGGCCACTATGGCTGTGGCGGCGTGCAGGCTGCATTGCAAAATCAGCAATACGGTCTCGCCGACCACTGGGTAAGGAACATTCGCGACGTGTACTACAACAATCGCAAAAAACTGGATGGTATTACCGACGACAAAGAGCGCGTGGATCGCTTATGTGAAATCAACGTAAAACAGCAGGTTGCCAATGTTTGCCATATACCCGTGGTGCAGAACGCCTGGGCCAGCGGCCAGTCACTCGCCGTCCACGGGTGGATATACAGTATTCAGGATGGCTTGCTACGCAATATCACCTCGGTGGTCGATTCACTGGAAGATGTTCCTGACCATTATCGGGTAACCGAAGCCTAA
- a CDS encoding EF-hand domain-containing protein produces MLSGKTIAAPGPVADDQWLLAKYDENGDNIITVDEISEKRKQIFERMDGDGTGDVSFGEYRQLDQAKREMLLKARFNKLDLDQDGVLSGEEYVSYLGSFERFDQNGDGSITSEEIASPGSGDRSGWLSKKVKEDVSCLLWFCVRATPN; encoded by the coding sequence ATGCTTTCAGGGAAGACAATTGCGGCGCCAGGACCGGTGGCAGACGATCAATGGTTATTGGCCAAGTATGATGAAAACGGCGATAACATTATTACGGTGGATGAAATATCCGAAAAACGTAAACAGATATTTGAGCGCATGGACGGTGATGGTACCGGCGATGTGTCTTTTGGCGAGTATCGCCAACTCGATCAGGCTAAACGCGAGATGCTGCTGAAAGCGCGATTCAACAAGCTCGACCTCGATCAGGACGGCGTATTGTCTGGTGAAGAATATGTCTCCTACCTGGGGAGCTTCGAACGCTTCGACCAGAATGGTGATGGCAGTATTACCAGCGAGGAAATTGCGTCCCCCGGTTCCGGAGATCGGAGCGGCTGGCTCAGTAAAAAAGTCAAAGAGGATGTCAGTTGTCTGCTGTGGTTTTGCGTGAGAGCCACGCCTAACTAG
- a CDS encoding aspartate carbamoyltransferase: protein MQFPGAHILSVEQFDRADIERIFAVADSMEPYALRRRVTRVLEGAILGNMFFEPSTRTRVSFGCAFNLLGGEVRETTGFKSSAIAKGESLYDTARVLSGYSDVICMRHPEEGSVAEFASASRVPVVNGGDGANEHPSQALLDLYTIQKEVRAKGGSMDSLRIAMIGDLKYGRTVHSLSKLLALYDRVEVALVSPQELAMPEKYVETLRAAGHKVTVSSELSQSISSVDIVYSTRIQEERFASKAEADLYRGRFRLNQAIYTQFCQPNTVIMHPLPRDSRADANELDTDLNQNPNLAIFRQTDNGILVRMALFAMILDVVDQVDKHARDVNWYHNRDLNELG from the coding sequence GTGCAATTTCCTGGAGCTCACATTTTATCTGTCGAGCAGTTTGACCGTGCCGACATCGAACGTATTTTTGCGGTAGCGGATAGCATGGAACCTTACGCGTTGCGCAGGCGCGTTACCCGCGTATTGGAAGGCGCGATTTTAGGCAATATGTTTTTTGAACCAAGCACGCGGACCCGAGTAAGTTTTGGATGTGCGTTTAATTTGTTGGGTGGGGAAGTTCGTGAAACCACGGGTTTCAAAAGCTCAGCCATTGCCAAGGGCGAGTCGCTGTACGATACCGCGCGAGTGCTCTCAGGCTACAGTGATGTTATCTGCATGCGCCACCCGGAAGAAGGCTCAGTGGCGGAGTTTGCTTCCGCTAGCCGGGTTCCGGTGGTTAACGGTGGTGATGGTGCGAACGAGCACCCGAGCCAGGCGCTGCTGGATCTTTACACCATTCAGAAAGAGGTGCGGGCGAAAGGCGGGAGCATGGACAGCCTGCGCATTGCAATGATAGGCGACTTAAAATACGGCCGTACCGTACACTCACTCAGTAAGTTGTTGGCACTCTACGATCGAGTGGAAGTCGCTCTGGTATCGCCGCAGGAATTAGCGATGCCGGAAAAATATGTCGAAACCCTGCGCGCCGCCGGCCATAAAGTCACCGTGTCTTCCGAGTTGAGTCAAAGTATCTCCAGCGTCGACATTGTGTACTCCACCCGTATTCAAGAAGAGCGCTTTGCATCCAAAGCTGAGGCCGATCTTTACCGCGGCCGTTTCCGTCTGAACCAGGCGATTTACACCCAGTTCTGTCAGCCCAATACCGTCATTATGCACCCCTTGCCGCGAGATTCGCGGGCAGATGCTAACGAGCTCGATACCGATCTCAATCAGAATCCCAATCTGGCAATTTTCCGCCAGACAGATAACGGAATTCTGGTGCGTATGGCCCTGTTTGCCATGATCCTCGATGTGGTCGATCAGGTAGATAAGCACGCCAGAGACGTGAATTGGTATCACAATCGCGATTTGAATGAATTGGGTTGA
- the dinG gene encoding ATP-dependent DNA helicase DinG has translation MLQDEIKREIQQAYSRFLESKQLKPRYGQKLMIAEIARTLGNIELDGEGGRESDNHVCVIEAGTGTGKTVSYFLAALPIAKLLDKKLVVATATVALQEQVVYKDLPEILRHSQLEFQYRLAKGRGRYLCLAKLDRLLSAEDEIQFIPLYEEESQMSDSEGKLYQQMMQELSTGTWDGDRDNWQEEIEPSTWQRVTTDHRQCSGRKCSFVRNCSFFRARDELDDADCIVANHDLVLADLALGGGAILPPPEDTIYIFDEGHHLPDKAINHFAAHTRYRSTIRWLGQSEGQWPGLVSPLAEATYFCNLADPLESTLRSVRHIMEGNLHLLQALTADIDREQFSPRLRFPQGVVPRELEAVACDLVEGFAELVQILQKLNKEMDALLEDDHPLVPKVDLENLYPLLGTWLSRAEANHELWESYADTEPNEKFPYARWITLLEFNEIVDFEIVSSPILASRALEQSLWSRCFGAVVTSATLTALNSFDRFKYRAGTYDSANYAVVPSPFDYANRAQLVVPEKALEANDPAHTENVAEMLVDIVDKNAGTLVLFSSRKQMLDTNDLIPRELRKLVLMQGIESKQALVRKHKKRIDEGEGSVLFGLASFAEGVDLPGNYCTHVIIAKIPFAVPDDPIEASLAEWVEAKGGNAFMQITVPDAAIKLVQACGRLLRTESDTGKVSILDRRLLTKRYGKALLNSLPPFGGGLR, from the coding sequence GTGCTGCAAGACGAGATAAAGCGCGAAATTCAACAGGCTTACAGCCGCTTCCTGGAGTCCAAACAGCTCAAGCCTCGCTATGGCCAGAAATTGATGATTGCCGAAATTGCACGCACCCTCGGCAACATTGAGCTGGACGGGGAGGGCGGTCGAGAAAGCGACAATCACGTATGTGTTATTGAAGCGGGTACGGGTACGGGTAAAACGGTGTCCTACTTTTTAGCGGCGTTGCCGATCGCAAAACTGCTGGACAAAAAGCTGGTCGTTGCAACGGCAACCGTAGCGCTCCAGGAGCAGGTTGTCTACAAAGATTTGCCCGAAATACTCCGCCACAGCCAGCTCGAATTCCAGTACCGGCTTGCCAAAGGTCGGGGTCGCTATTTGTGCCTGGCCAAGCTGGACCGGCTGTTGAGTGCCGAAGACGAGATTCAGTTTATTCCTCTCTATGAAGAGGAATCTCAAATGAGCGACAGCGAAGGTAAGCTCTACCAGCAAATGATGCAGGAGCTATCGACCGGTACCTGGGATGGTGATCGCGACAACTGGCAGGAAGAAATTGAACCGTCCACCTGGCAACGTGTGACGACAGATCACCGTCAATGCAGTGGGCGCAAATGCAGTTTCGTGCGCAACTGCAGCTTTTTTCGTGCCCGCGACGAGTTGGATGACGCGGACTGCATTGTTGCTAACCACGACCTGGTACTGGCGGATCTCGCGCTCGGTGGCGGTGCGATTCTGCCGCCGCCAGAGGATACCATTTATATTTTCGACGAAGGTCATCACCTGCCAGACAAGGCCATCAATCATTTCGCGGCCCATACCCGCTACCGCAGTACCATTCGCTGGCTAGGGCAGAGCGAAGGCCAGTGGCCAGGCCTGGTTTCGCCGTTGGCCGAAGCAACTTACTTTTGTAATCTGGCCGACCCTCTCGAATCCACGTTGCGTTCGGTGCGCCACATTATGGAGGGGAACCTCCATTTATTGCAGGCGCTAACTGCGGATATTGACCGCGAGCAATTCAGTCCGCGGTTGCGCTTTCCGCAAGGGGTTGTGCCGCGAGAGCTGGAAGCGGTGGCATGTGATCTGGTTGAAGGTTTCGCTGAGCTCGTACAGATTCTGCAGAAACTGAACAAAGAAATGGATGCGCTACTCGAGGATGACCACCCGTTGGTGCCGAAGGTTGATCTGGAAAACCTCTACCCCCTGTTGGGAACCTGGCTCAGCCGTGCCGAAGCTAACCATGAGTTGTGGGAGAGCTATGCGGATACCGAGCCCAACGAAAAATTTCCTTATGCGCGCTGGATTACGCTGCTTGAATTCAACGAAATTGTGGATTTTGAGATTGTTTCCAGCCCTATCCTCGCCTCGCGTGCATTAGAGCAGAGCTTGTGGTCTCGTTGCTTTGGTGCGGTAGTCACGTCGGCGACGCTTACCGCGCTGAACTCCTTTGACCGCTTCAAATATCGCGCTGGTACCTACGATTCCGCTAATTATGCGGTGGTTCCCAGTCCGTTTGATTACGCCAACCGCGCGCAACTGGTGGTGCCGGAAAAAGCGCTGGAGGCGAACGATCCCGCACATACCGAAAACGTAGCGGAAATGCTGGTGGATATCGTCGATAAAAACGCAGGAACGCTGGTTTTATTCTCGTCCCGTAAGCAGATGCTCGACACCAACGATTTAATTCCGCGTGAATTACGCAAACTGGTACTCATGCAGGGCATCGAAAGTAAGCAGGCTTTGGTGCGAAAGCACAAGAAGCGTATTGATGAAGGGGAGGGCAGCGTGTTGTTCGGGCTGGCCAGCTTTGCCGAGGGGGTGGACTTGCCGGGCAACTATTGCACCCATGTAATTATCGCCAAAATTCCTTTTGCCGTGCCTGATGACCCTATTGAAGCTTCGCTGGCGGAATGGGTGGAAGCAAAAGGTGGCAATGCGTTTATGCAAATCACCGTGCCCGATGCCGCTATAAAACTGGTTCAGGCGTGTGGTCGACTGTTGCGTACCGAAAGCGACACCGGCAAGGTGAGTATTCTTGATCGCCGGCTGCTCACCAAGCGATACGGCAAGGCGCTGCTCAATTCACTGCCGCCCTTCGGCGGTGGCTTGAGGTAA